A window from Vicia villosa cultivar HV-30 ecotype Madison, WI unplaced genomic scaffold, Vvil1.0 ctg.001177F_1_1, whole genome shotgun sequence encodes these proteins:
- the LOC131633790 gene encoding proteinase inhibitor PSI-1.2-like encodes MALKVETILLVIVFGAILLGGNIKIVDGKVCQFICNGAYMTCPSSGDEHLNPACNCCFASTGCTIYKADGTPICTAT; translated from the exons ATGGCTCTAAAAGTTGAGACTATTCTTCTTGTCATCGTTTTTG GTGCAATTCTTTTGGGAGGCAATATAAAAATTGTTGATGGTAAAGTTTGCCAATTCATATGCAATGGTGCATACATGACTTGCCCTTCTTCAGGAGATGAACACCTCAATCCAGCATGCAACTGTTGCTTTGCATCAACTGGTTGTACAATTTACAAAGCAGATGGAACTCCTATTTGTACTGCTACTTGA